The following proteins are co-located in the Brevibacillus laterosporus DSM 25 genome:
- a CDS encoding VOC family protein, which produces MTLKLIPYLVMDGNAKEAIQFYEKALDAKVLFNQTFGEMPENPEFPLPANARDRVAHAMVKVGETDLMFSDTFPGQPHQKGNQVTICIATSDKEKSTQIYDALQEGGQVNMPLQETHFSPAYGIVTDKFGVTFQIYTEGKQ; this is translated from the coding sequence ATGACATTGAAGTTGATCCCCTACTTAGTGATGGACGGGAATGCCAAGGAAGCTATCCAGTTTTACGAAAAAGCTTTAGATGCCAAAGTCCTTTTTAACCAAACATTTGGTGAGATGCCCGAAAACCCCGAATTCCCTCTACCAGCAAATGCAAGAGATCGTGTGGCACACGCAATGGTTAAAGTCGGCGAAACGGACCTGATGTTTTCTGATACATTTCCAGGTCAACCGCATCAAAAAGGCAATCAAGTCACTATCTGTATTGCAACAAGCGATAAGGAAAAATCTACACAAATTTATGATGCCTTGCAGGAAGGCGGTCAAGTGAATATGCCCCTGCAAGAAACTCATTTTAGTCCTGCGTACGGGATTGTAACAGACAAGTTTGGAGTAACCTTCCAAATCTATACAGAGGGCAAACAATAA
- a CDS encoding VOC family protein — MRIIEIVLQTNRLDEMKSFYGELLGFPIEQESAESFTIITGESKIIFQKPVCDLGAYYHFAFTIPSNKLVESKQWLQKKGISCFSNDNQDQFFFPDWNATASYFYDPDGNLVEFIVHHSLHNPSEAPFSQHSILYISEIGLPVPNVAEGSKHIYEICEQEIWRKDEKQFAAIGDVEGLFILIETSRPWFPDARMPGVFPTLVKIQGDLDKQVQLYDLPYQIMCTTKVHM; from the coding sequence ATGCGAATAATAGAAATCGTACTACAAACGAATCGTTTAGACGAAATGAAGTCATTTTATGGAGAATTGTTAGGTTTTCCTATTGAACAAGAATCTGCTGAGTCATTTACTATTATAACTGGAGAGTCAAAAATAATATTCCAAAAACCCGTTTGTGATCTAGGTGCTTATTATCATTTTGCTTTTACAATCCCTTCGAATAAGCTGGTAGAATCAAAGCAATGGCTCCAAAAAAAGGGGATTTCTTGCTTTTCAAATGACAATCAGGATCAATTCTTTTTTCCTGACTGGAATGCAACTGCCTCCTATTTTTACGATCCAGATGGTAATCTGGTCGAATTTATTGTACATCACTCTTTACACAATCCCTCGGAGGCTCCATTCAGCCAGCACAGTATCCTATACATCAGCGAAATTGGACTACCTGTTCCGAATGTTGCAGAAGGCTCAAAACATATTTACGAGATATGTGAACAGGAAATATGGAGAAAAGACGAAAAACAATTTGCTGCCATCGGTGATGTAGAAGGATTATTTATTCTCATTGAAACGAGCCGTCCGTGGTTTCCAGATGCAAGAATGCCTGGTGTGTTTCCAACTCTCGTAAAAATTCAAGGCGACTTAGATAAACAAGTACAGCTCTATGATTTGCCGTATCAGATAATGTGTACTACAAAGGTGCATATGTAG